The following DNA comes from Rosa rugosa chromosome 5, drRosRugo1.1, whole genome shotgun sequence.
TTCACTTAACTGAATGTAGTGATGATTAATCTACTCGGCTCTCCAATGGGTTTATTCGGTTTTTCGAGAAACATAGATCAAATGAACtgtattttctttaatttgtgtTTTGGAAGAAAGCTCAAACTAAACAATTAATGATTGACGAAAGTTATTTCTGAAAATCTCCGTGGCACCTAATAAGCAGGGTCGTTTTGATTCCTTTTTCTGGGGCTAGTTTTAGGATTTAGCTCAAGTTCAATTACTTTTCTTCACCTTCTTATGGTTTCATATTCTAGTTTATTCTTCTCAAGAGATTAATTTTAGTTAAGAACATAAAATAGTGGTTATAATTACATCACATTCTTCTGTAACCACACACTTTGGGACAGGAAATGGCTAGAattctcatcttcttcatggAGCTTGTTCTATTATGCTTATGCATAGCAACAATGACGACGAAGGCAGAAGCAGAATGCATGATATATAAGGACCGCAACCAACCCTTAAATACTAGAATCAATGACCTACTGAGCCGGATGAccttggaggaaaagattggcCAAATGACGCAGATAGACCGCAGTGTTGCTTCACCTGAGGTGATGTACAAGTACAAGATTGGTAAGCATGATGATTTGTTTTTACTGtcacatatatatgtatttggGCATGCATTAAATTGTATTTAATTTAAGGGTTGGAAGAAATGACTTGTTTTGGCAGGGAGTGTTTTGAGTGGGGGTGGGAGTGTGCCAGCAAAAAAGGCTTCTGCAGAAACTTGGATTAGAATGGTGAATGATTTTCAAAACGGATCTTTATCAACTCGGCTTGCTATTCCACTGATTTATGGTATTGATGCTATTCATGGCCACAACAATGTCTACAAGGCGACAATCTTTCCTCACAATATTGGACTGGGAGCTACCAGGCAAGTTGATATGGGATCCTAGTTTTAATTCTAATATTACTCAGAGTTGGTTTAGACATGTTCTATAGAGGAAGTAAGAATGTACTAAGATCAGGTTCCATCAAACTCTCAATCCACCAGGGACCCTGAACTTGTTAAGAGGATTGGAGCTGCAACCGCGCTTGAAGTTAGAGCTACAGGAATCCATTATACCTTTGCACCTTGTGTAGCGGTAATCAATATGATCGACATCATGAACATCTTATTAACAGTATCAACATATCTATGCATATATGATTCATTTAAAGCTTTTCTGTATTTTATGATTTTTGTTTGTAGGTTTGTAGAGATCCAAGATGGGGTCGTTGTTACGAAAGCTACAGTGAAGATCCTAAGCTTGTTCAAGCAATGACTGAGATCATACCTGGATTACAAGGAGAGATATCAGCTAACTCTAGAAAGGGTGTTCCCTATGTAGCAGGAAAGTAAGgaatttaatttttgaaatttttactTAAATGTGAGTTTCTAGTATTTCACTAGTTtgcttcaagaaaaaaaaatgtaacatcagCAGGTTAATTACTAGCTTTCACCTTTGAACATATAAAGTAATTCCTAAAAAACTAGGTTGTGCAGAACTTTTTAATTTGTTCTTAATGTTGTGCCATTTCTGTTGATAGCGATAAGGTTGCAGCTTGTGCAAAGCATTATGTGGGAGATGGTGGAACAATCATGGGCATCAATGAGAATAACACTGTGATAGATAGACATGGTTTACTGAGCATTCACATGCCACCCTACCCCAGTGCAATTATCAAGGGTGTTGCAACCATTATGGTATCTTACTCGAGCTGGAATGGAGTAAAGATGCATGCTAATCGTGAACTTATCACCGACTTCCTTAAGGGTACCCTCGATTTCAAGGTAAAATCATCCTTCCTGATTGCTATTAGTATAAACTAAGAGCAATATTGTACATGTGTAAAACCTTGTGACATTGTTTTTCAGGGTATTGTCATCTCAGATTGGCAGGGTATTGACATGATCACCTCTCCCCCTAATGCCAATTACTCATACTCAATTATGAAAGGAATCAGTGCTGGCATTGATATGGTTGTTATTATCTCTTTTGGTCTAATTTCTTTCTGAACTTTTCGTAATCTTGATGTTATTTGTCTTATAACACCTAGTCACCTAGTTAATTCTGTGTTACAGATCATGGTTCCATACAACTATACAGAATTCATCAAGGATCTAACTTTCcatgtgaaaaataaaatcatccCCATGAGCAGAATTGACGATGCTGTGAAGAGAATTTTGCGGGTTAAGTTTACAATGGGGCTATTTGAGAAACCGTTGGCTGATCTCAGACTGGTCAACCAGCTTGGCAGTCAGGTAGCTAGTTGTTCAAAATCTAAGTAACACCATTCCACAAGCAATTAGGAATGTTCTGAAACATACTAGCTCTTTTGCTACAACAGGAACATAGAGAATTGGCTAGGGAAGCAGTGAGGCGATCACTAGTGCTTCTAAAGAATGGTGAATCTGCTGAGAAGCCATTGCTACCCCTTCCCAAGAAGACATCAAAAATTCTTGTAGCTGGAAGTCATGCAGATAATCTTGGTTATCAGTGTGGTGGTTGGACCATTGAGTGGCAGGGACTAAGTGGCAACAACCTCACacaaggtaaaaaaaaatagatgagAGCTAGCTACCTCTCTCTTTCAGGGAACCTATTCGAACgtaaaaattgaatttaaatattttgaagTGATGCTCATAACCTATTTTGCTCAACATGCTGCAGGTACCACAATTCTTACTGCCATAAGGAACACAGTTGCACCTGAAACCAAAGTAGTGTACAAGGAGAATCCTGATGCCAAGTTTGTGAAGTCAAATAACTTCTCCCATGCCATCGTTATGGTAGGAGAGCCACCCTATGCCGAGGGAGCTGGTGACAACCTAAACTTAACAATCCCTAAATCTGGCCGAAGAGTCATCAGAAATGTTTGCGGTGCAGCAAAATGTGTTGTTTGCCTCATCACCGGCCGTCCTGTAGTGATCAAACCATATCTTTCCATCATAGATACTCTTGTTGCAGCTTGGCTTCCAGGGACTGAAGGCCAAGGAGTTGCTGATGTTTTGTTTGGTGACTATGGCTTCAATGGCAAGCTTCCTCGCACCTGGTTCAGAACCGCTCATCAGCTGCCTATGAATGTTGGAGATCCACATTATGATCCTCTCTTCCCTTATGGATATGGCCTCACTACACAACCCACCAAAGCCAACTAGGAAATGAGTTTTAGCTACTCTTGGTGGAGACAGATGATGGAGTGTTACTAGTTATAAGCCTTTTATTCAAGCTCACAAGAAAATAATGTCATCAAAATAAAAGTGCATAAATAAAAGACGTCATTTTCTTCACTGATTAGTGAATACTCAATGTGATTCTAAAATTTTGGTTGATATCTTAAACAAGTTAATGAAACAACAATGTCTTAGCGGATAGCATCTAGATTCTTACATGAGAAACGATCATCGATCGAACAATTTTGTGGCGCTATATTTATATAATATGTTCATAAAGCCATAAAATGTGGTCATAAATCTCTCAATGCTCCTTGATCATCTTTATCGAGTCGAAAGACAAAAAGAAGCAGTTGGAtttaatttagggtttttgtccatttaccccatttttagggatttttttcccactaaccccattaagtgtttttaattctctcttacccaatacactctaaggaagtcttccctaataccctattgagatttttttttttgtttttaatttttttttaataccattctacccctcacccctttgttacttagagaaagagagaagatggaagagagaaaaaccataggagacttcaccggaatccggtgaccggattccggttaccggccgccgcccaccggatttttATGAAAAtctctattgcctcccaatagaggggcaataaacgtgtattgccccccaatagacgtgtattgccccccaatacacgtctattgcaccccaatagaactttcagtcgccagaataTAAACAAATCTTcttaaaattaaacaaataaaactttaattaaagaaataaaatgagaaaattacatcaattcaaaacgtctattgcccctcaatagatgtctattacccccaatagacgctttaacagatgtctattgccccaatagaacttttttttcttcattttttctttctatccGGGCATTTTGcaccattttacccaaaaaaaaaaaacagagaaattgaTTGAGTCACCCAatgaaaagctctgggcacccatgtcctCTTCTCCATTCCTGTTGCAGTCGGAgtcgacttcttcttctttctatttGCTGCTCAAGACACCTCCACGTCGTCGCTACTGTGGGCGGTGGCGTCGCTCGACTCGCATCCGGAGATTCTGGCCAAGGTCCGGGAACTGATCATGGCGGACCAGCTAATGCGGATGAGGTACACGCACTCGGTGGTTCTTGAGGTCGTGAGGTACTGCGCTCCGCCCACCATGGTCCCTAACGTTGATGTTGTTGACTTTCCGTTTTCCGAGAAGCGATTTCGACTAGTACGCCGACGCAGATCCAGTGAGAGGGATAACAGCAAATGCCGGAATGATAACAGCAACGACGACGAGGCTGCGGAGGCTCGGGATCGGCGAACAATCGAACGACGACGAGAACGTTCGAGTGGCTGGAGCTCCGATCGGAGCTTCTTCGTCGTCTTCAGGcttggactgcatctccggcgcggcgatcgcagagagagagaaatcggaagTGGAGatcagggggagagagagaaaggagagaaagGGGTTTGCTGGCAGcgtggagagagaggagagaagacAGAGTGGCAtaatgtaattttttaattaggtgaaaggcaaagttgtcatttcttttaaattgggtagtgggaataaaaatctgttgctggggtaagtgtgATAACTTTGgttcattttggggcttttggtcaaggaccttTTAATTTATCATATCATTCGATCTAACCAGACTTATTATCCATGTCAGATAGGATACAAAATTTCTGGCCCAAAGAGCCTCCAAACTTGACAAGTGGTATGATTGGATATATTTTTTACTATCCACTCCTTATATCAAGCAAAACAAATGTGGCCTATGTGTCCTCCTGGAACTGGAGGAAAATGCTTAAAATTAGGGAGCTATGTCTatctttctttgttaatatCATTGGTTGTGAGCGTACTACTTCATTGTGGGTTGATAACTGGCACCCTCTAGGTCCTCTTACTCTTAGATGGTCTTCTGATATCATCGTTAATTCTAGTCTCTCTACCTCTGTCATGCGAGTGATGTAATCTATAATAATAATTGGAGATGACCTTCCTTCTTTGACAATTTACTGCAGATTTTCGAGTATCATTTACCTAAATAATTCCTAATTCTGAGGTTAGTGATTCTGTTCGGTGGACTCTTTCTTCTAATGGGATTTGTTCAA
Coding sequences within:
- the LOC133710872 gene encoding uncharacterized protein LOC133710872, with translation MQKQTMTIYKCRLCHTPSSHPNFTFFTHSLCSSNSEMARILIFFMELVLLCLCIATMTTKAEAECMIYKDRNQPLNTRINDLLSRMTLEEKIGQMTQIDRSVASPEVMYKYKIGSVLSGGGSVPAKKASAETWIRMVNDFQNGSLSTRLAIPLIYGIDAIHGHNNVYKATIFPHNIGLGATRDPELVKRIGAATALEVRATGIHYTFAPCVAVCRDPRWGRCYESYSEDPKLVQAMTEIIPGLQGEISANSRKGVPYVAGNDKVAACAKHYVGDGGTIMGINENNTVIDRHGLLSIHMPPYPSAIIKGVATIMVSYSSWNGVKMHANRELITDFLKGTLDFKGIVISDWQGIDMITSPPNANYSYSIMKGISAGIDMIMVPYNYTEFIKDLTFHVKNKIIPMSRIDDAVKRILRVKFTMGLFEKPLADLRLVNQLGSQEHRELAREAVRRSLVLLKNGESAEKPLLPLPKKTSKILVAGSHADNLGYQCGGWTIEWQGLSGNNLTQGTTILTAIRNTVAPETKVVYKENPDAKFVKSNNFSHAIVMVGEPPYAEGAGDNLNLTIPKSGRRVIRNVCGAAKCVVCLITGRPVVIKPYLSIIDTLVAAWLPGTEGQGVADVLFGDYGFNGKLPRTWFRTAHQLPMNVGDPHYDPLFPYGYGLTTQPTKAN